The following proteins come from a genomic window of Ornithinimicrobium cryptoxanthini:
- a CDS encoding pyridoxal phosphate-dependent decarboxylase family protein, with protein sequence MTDPTPSPGPTRPTIDSQPVLERLAAYRSHDAPTHGGSVLSYVYDSGLAELDALAASAAAMALPVNGLDPTTFPSVALMEADLVTFGRTILHGPQAVGSVTSGGTESCLLAVKAARDRWRAAQGERAATDTGRPRIVLAASAHAAFHKAAHYLGLDLDVVPVDPVTGVPDAAALIDRLTEQTALVVVSAPSYPHGVLDPVAEVAGAAATRGIPCHVDACIGGLVLPFWADAGGMPPAEWDFEVPGVSSISADLHKFGYAPKGASLLLFAERELDLARYFALTDWPGYPVVNPTVLGSRSATSLAAAWAVTTALGPGGFTDLTRQIVVATQEVTRCVDSIGGLAVLGAPAGPLLAVVTDETVPPEQRVHPHLWAAAAARRGFVLQGQPALQQGDGSVIPRSTHLTITPATLGVLPELTRVLRESADEVRGGTVELPADLPAPDAVALAERARESGELDLTQVLALIEALPREATAGLLVEFLAAFAAPAP encoded by the coding sequence ATGACCGACCCGACCCCCAGCCCTGGACCAACCCGGCCCACGATCGACAGTCAGCCGGTGTTGGAGCGGCTGGCGGCATACCGCTCCCACGACGCTCCCACCCACGGCGGCTCGGTCTTGTCCTATGTCTATGACAGCGGTCTGGCCGAGCTTGACGCGCTGGCGGCGAGCGCGGCGGCGATGGCCCTGCCGGTCAACGGCCTGGACCCCACGACCTTTCCGTCCGTGGCGCTGATGGAGGCCGACCTGGTCACCTTCGGGCGCACGATCCTGCACGGGCCGCAAGCTGTGGGGTCGGTCACCTCCGGTGGGACCGAGAGCTGCCTGCTCGCGGTGAAGGCGGCGCGCGACCGGTGGCGGGCGGCCCAGGGCGAGCGAGCCGCCACGGACACCGGCCGACCACGGATCGTGCTGGCCGCATCAGCTCACGCGGCGTTCCACAAGGCGGCGCACTATCTCGGGCTCGACCTCGACGTCGTGCCCGTGGACCCGGTCACCGGGGTGCCGGACGCTGCTGCCCTCATCGACCGGTTGACCGAGCAGACGGCGCTGGTCGTGGTGTCGGCGCCGAGCTATCCGCACGGCGTGCTCGACCCGGTGGCCGAGGTCGCGGGCGCGGCGGCCACGCGTGGGATCCCGTGCCACGTGGATGCCTGCATCGGTGGGCTGGTGCTGCCCTTCTGGGCCGACGCGGGAGGTATGCCGCCAGCTGAGTGGGACTTCGAGGTCCCGGGGGTGAGCAGCATCTCGGCCGACCTGCACAAGTTCGGCTATGCCCCCAAGGGCGCCTCGCTGCTGCTCTTTGCCGAGCGCGAGCTGGACCTGGCGCGCTACTTCGCCCTGACCGACTGGCCGGGCTATCCCGTGGTGAACCCCACCGTGCTCGGGTCCCGCTCGGCGACCTCGCTCGCCGCCGCGTGGGCCGTCACGACGGCGCTGGGCCCGGGTGGTTTCACGGACCTGACGCGGCAGATCGTCGTGGCGACCCAGGAGGTCACCCGCTGCGTCGACTCGATCGGGGGGCTGGCTGTCCTGGGTGCACCGGCGGGTCCGCTGCTCGCGGTGGTCACCGACGAGACGGTGCCGCCGGAGCAGCGGGTGCACCCCCACCTGTGGGCAGCCGCGGCGGCCCGACGCGGGTTCGTGCTGCAGGGGCAGCCGGCTCTTCAGCAAGGCGACGGCTCTGTGATCCCCCGCTCGACCCACCTGACGATCACTCCGGCAACGCTGGGCGTCCTCCCCGAGCTGACGAGGGTCCTGCGGGAGAGCGCCGACGAGGTCCGGGGCGGGACGGTCGAGCTCCCTGCAGACCTGCCGGCGCCCGACGCCGTCGCGCTGGCGGAGCGGGCGCGCGAGAGCGGCGAGCTGGACCTGACGCAGGTGCTGGCCCTGATCGAGGCCCTGCCTCGCGAGGCGACCGCAGGCCTCCTGGTGGAGTTCCTGGCCGCGTTCGCCGCGCCAGCTCCCTGA
- a CDS encoding efflux RND transporter permease subunit encodes MTKLTRFSLHNRALIALTTLFAIFFGLNAMSALPRELFPSLQFPVLAVATPVPDASAAVVEEQVSDRIETAAQGLDNVVEVQSQSSEGFSVVTIELDYGTDLGSAQTNLQRAVLGLQGLPEDAEPQIIAGNIDDFPIIQLSATGGDNPSDLLQRLRDVVIPDLEDLDGVRDVQLTGIAAQIVRVDLDPEAAAQAGVSGATVAQLLQANGVLVPAGTITDDGEELLVTVGSRLGSVEELAALPLVAPPALPGAPPALPGAPPAQPGAPAAPTQPTSPPLTLGDVAEVELTEQEATAYTRTNGEPSVGLSITKTPDGNAVNISHALTEITPELEEQLGGGELRIIFDQAPFIEQSIEGLTTEGLLGLGFAILIVLLFLFSLRLTLVTAVSIPLSLLIAMLGLQGAGYSLNILTLGALTISIGRVVDDSIVVIENIKRHNALGEDRLTSIQRAVREVAGAITSATVATVAVFLPMAFVGGQIGELFRPFALTIAIAMGASLLVALTIIPVLGFWFLGRGPDARAVTEPDVAEPDVAEPAAPSLKTDAPDRLQRGFLKVLRPALAHPVWSLLLAVALLAGTGVAATQLKTDFIGDSGANSLTVTLSLPSGSTLEETDAASRELEDWLSGRPEVESYQATVGSSGGIEAVFLGGGANTSTLAVTLAEGTDGDTFGATIKSEAPTPETANLTATSANAAPGATELQVIVTGQDQEDLASAADDVTQVLKDVGAEDVTNNLTDTVPGLEVTVDRAAAAQLGITETQVGQAVASAMGGSTVGRVVLGTQPASVVVHQGEPPADLAALEDLTVGAGPEGEVVLGDVATLERVDQQVRISRIDGIRSANITATATGDDLGALTAQVQEGLDGLDLPEGIRATIGGVSAEQADAFASLGLALLAAIAIVYLVMVATFNSLVQPLLLMVSVPFAATGSIAMLLLTDTPLDVAAMIGMLMLVGIVVTNAIVLIDLVNQYRRRGLEVHDALIEGARHRFRPIVMTALATIGALTPMALSITGGGAFISQPLALVVIGGLLSSTVLTLLLVPVLYRLVEGWNERRRQRRGKHAPDAPEVVTAS; translated from the coding sequence ATGACGAAGCTGACCAGGTTCAGCCTGCACAACCGTGCGCTGATCGCCCTGACGACGCTGTTTGCGATCTTCTTCGGCCTCAACGCGATGAGCGCGCTGCCACGCGAGCTGTTCCCTTCGCTGCAGTTCCCCGTGCTCGCGGTGGCGACCCCGGTGCCGGACGCGAGCGCGGCGGTCGTCGAGGAGCAGGTCAGCGACCGGATCGAGACCGCGGCCCAGGGGCTGGACAACGTGGTCGAGGTGCAGTCCCAGTCCAGCGAGGGCTTCTCGGTCGTGACGATCGAGCTCGACTACGGGACCGACCTGGGCTCGGCTCAGACCAACCTGCAGAGAGCCGTGCTCGGTCTGCAGGGTCTGCCGGAGGACGCCGAGCCCCAGATCATCGCGGGTAACATCGACGACTTCCCGATCATCCAGCTCTCCGCCACCGGCGGTGACAACCCTTCGGACCTGCTCCAGCGGCTCCGCGACGTCGTCATCCCGGACCTGGAAGACCTGGACGGCGTGCGCGACGTGCAGCTGACCGGCATCGCGGCTCAGATCGTGCGGGTGGACCTGGACCCCGAGGCTGCCGCGCAGGCAGGCGTCAGCGGCGCCACGGTGGCGCAGCTGCTGCAGGCCAACGGGGTCCTGGTGCCCGCCGGGACCATCACCGACGACGGTGAGGAGCTGCTCGTCACCGTCGGCAGCCGGCTCGGCAGCGTCGAGGAGCTGGCGGCACTGCCTCTCGTGGCACCGCCCGCACTACCCGGAGCACCTCCCGCACTACCCGGAGCACCGCCCGCACAACCGGGAGCACCTGCCGCACCGACTCAGCCGACCAGCCCACCCCTCACCCTGGGGGACGTCGCGGAGGTGGAGCTGACCGAGCAGGAGGCGACGGCATACACCCGCACCAACGGGGAGCCCAGCGTCGGGCTGTCGATCACCAAGACTCCCGACGGCAACGCGGTCAACATCTCGCACGCCCTGACCGAGATCACCCCGGAGCTGGAGGAGCAGCTCGGTGGTGGCGAGCTGCGCATCATCTTCGACCAGGCGCCGTTCATCGAGCAGTCCATCGAGGGGTTGACGACCGAGGGGCTGCTGGGCCTGGGCTTCGCGATCCTGATCGTCCTGCTCTTCCTGTTCTCGCTGCGACTGACCCTGGTCACCGCGGTGAGCATCCCGCTGTCGCTGCTCATCGCCATGCTGGGGCTGCAGGGCGCGGGCTACTCGCTCAACATCCTGACCCTGGGGGCGCTGACCATCTCGATCGGCCGCGTCGTCGACGACTCGATCGTGGTCATCGAGAACATCAAGCGGCACAACGCGCTCGGTGAGGACCGGCTCACCTCGATCCAGCGAGCGGTGCGCGAGGTGGCCGGGGCCATCACCTCGGCGACCGTCGCGACAGTCGCAGTGTTCTTGCCGATGGCCTTCGTCGGTGGGCAGATCGGGGAGCTGTTCCGACCCTTCGCACTGACCATCGCCATCGCGATGGGCGCCTCGCTCCTGGTCGCGCTGACGATCATCCCGGTGCTCGGCTTCTGGTTCCTGGGGCGTGGCCCCGACGCTCGCGCGGTGACCGAGCCCGACGTCGCGGAGCCCGACGTCGCGGAGCCCGCCGCTCCGTCGCTCAAGACGGACGCCCCCGACCGCCTGCAGCGCGGCTTCCTGAAGGTGCTGCGCCCGGCGCTGGCCCACCCGGTCTGGTCACTCCTGCTCGCGGTGGCGCTCCTGGCCGGCACCGGGGTCGCCGCGACCCAGCTCAAGACCGACTTCATCGGCGACTCGGGGGCCAACAGCCTCACGGTCACGCTGTCCCTGCCGTCGGGCAGCACGCTCGAGGAGACCGACGCGGCCAGCCGCGAGCTGGAGGACTGGCTCTCCGGACGGCCCGAGGTCGAGTCCTACCAGGCGACGGTGGGCTCCTCAGGTGGCATCGAGGCCGTCTTCCTCGGCGGCGGTGCCAACACCTCCACGCTGGCGGTCACCCTGGCCGAGGGCACCGACGGAGACACCTTCGGCGCGACCATCAAGAGTGAGGCACCGACCCCGGAGACCGCGAACCTCACGGCCACCTCGGCCAACGCGGCACCCGGCGCCACCGAGCTCCAGGTCATCGTCACCGGCCAGGACCAGGAGGACCTCGCCAGCGCGGCAGACGACGTCACCCAGGTCCTCAAGGACGTCGGTGCCGAGGACGTGACCAACAACCTGACGGACACCGTGCCGGGACTCGAGGTCACCGTCGACCGCGCGGCAGCCGCCCAGCTCGGGATCACCGAGACCCAGGTCGGTCAGGCGGTCGCGTCCGCGATGGGCGGCAGCACGGTGGGCCGGGTGGTCCTGGGCACACAGCCCGCCTCGGTCGTGGTGCACCAGGGCGAGCCGCCCGCAGACCTGGCGGCCCTGGAGGACCTCACCGTCGGAGCCGGGCCGGAGGGCGAGGTCGTCCTGGGCGACGTGGCCACCCTCGAGAGGGTCGACCAGCAGGTGCGGATCAGCCGGATCGACGGCATCCGCAGCGCCAACATCACCGCCACGGCCACCGGTGACGACCTGGGTGCCCTGACCGCCCAGGTGCAGGAGGGGCTGGACGGACTCGACCTGCCCGAGGGGATCCGGGCCACGATCGGCGGGGTCAGTGCGGAGCAGGCTGACGCCTTCGCCAGCCTCGGCCTGGCCCTGCTGGCCGCGATCGCCATCGTCTATCTGGTGATGGTCGCGACGTTCAACAGCCTGGTGCAGCCGTTGCTGTTGATGGTCTCGGTCCCGTTCGCCGCGACCGGCTCGATCGCGATGCTGCTGCTGACCGACACCCCGCTGGACGTGGCCGCGATGATCGGCATGCTGATGCTGGTGGGCATCGTGGTCACCAACGCCATCGTGCTCATCGACCTGGTCAACCAGTATCGACGCCGCGGCCTCGAAGTGCACGACGCCCTCATCGAGGGTGCCCGGCATCGGTTCCGTCCGATCGTGATGACCGCGCTGGCCACCATCGGCGCGCTGACGCCGATGGCACTGTCCATCACCGGCGGCGGGGCTTTCATCTCCCAGCCGCTGGCCCTGGTCGTGATCGGCGGCCTGCTCAGCTCGACCGTGCTGACCCTGCTCCTGGTGCCGGTGCTCTATCGACTCGTCGAGGGGTGGAACGAGCGCCGTCGGCAGCGTCGCGGCAAGCACGCCCCCGACGCCCCCGAGGTGGTGACCGCCAGCTGA
- a CDS encoding type II toxin-antitoxin system Phd/YefM family antitoxin encodes MEPVKVQYAKTHLSALLAAVERGEEIIIARGDRPVARLSPLDERHDRELGFVHYSVPAQFFEPLPEEELADWEGTA; translated from the coding sequence ATGGAACCGGTGAAGGTGCAGTACGCCAAGACCCATCTGTCTGCGCTTCTGGCCGCCGTCGAGCGGGGCGAGGAGATCATCATTGCGCGAGGAGACCGCCCTGTGGCGCGGCTCTCCCCACTTGACGAACGACACGATCGGGAGCTCGGTTTCGTCCACTACTCGGTTCCTGCGCAGTTCTTCGAGCCACTGCCCGAGGAGGAACTCGCGGACTGGGAGGGGACTGCGTGA
- a CDS encoding type II toxin-antitoxin system VapC family toxin, with protein sequence MTLLLDTHALLWALTDPQRLGPVARPAIATSSTRLVVSAASAWEIATKQRIGTLPHADALVGGYGRHLDRLGVTRLPITDEHALLAGTT encoded by the coding sequence GTGACTCTGCTTCTGGACACCCACGCACTGCTGTGGGCGCTGACTGATCCCCAGCGACTCGGTCCCGTCGCGCGACCCGCCATCGCCACGAGCTCCACGCGTCTCGTCGTCTCGGCAGCGTCCGCCTGGGAGATCGCCACCAAGCAGCGCATCGGCACACTGCCGCACGCCGATGCACTGGTGGGCGGGTACGGACGTCACCTCGATCGTCTGGGAGTGACCCGGCTGCCGATCACAGATGAGCACGCGCTCCTCGCCGGAACAACTTGA
- a CDS encoding GNAT family N-acetyltransferase — protein MTVTLARLNPTGSDGAELVDFMTRNEFPFHVGHRPTQEQVEAAITDGAFRNEDNDSFWVEHDELGRVGFFRLEDLTDGAPLFDLRLDASFRGQGLGQEILRVAADHVFTTMPEVIRFEGQTREDNIAMRKTFLRCGWVKEAHYRQGWPVEGGEPVASVAYGLLRQDWERGRTTTFVWEDLEV, from the coding sequence GTGACCGTCACTCTCGCCAGGCTCAACCCCACCGGCTCAGACGGTGCTGAGCTGGTGGACTTCATGACCCGCAACGAGTTCCCGTTCCACGTCGGTCACCGACCGACTCAGGAGCAGGTCGAGGCCGCGATCACCGACGGGGCGTTTCGGAACGAGGACAACGACTCGTTCTGGGTCGAGCACGACGAGCTCGGCCGGGTCGGTTTCTTTCGGCTCGAGGACCTCACCGACGGGGCCCCGCTGTTCGACCTGCGGCTCGACGCGTCGTTCCGGGGGCAGGGGCTCGGGCAGGAGATCCTGCGTGTGGCGGCCGACCACGTCTTCACCACGATGCCCGAGGTGATCCGGTTCGAGGGGCAGACCCGGGAGGACAACATCGCGATGCGCAAGACCTTCCTGCGCTGCGGGTGGGTCAAGGAGGCGCACTACCGTCAGGGCTGGCCGGTGGAGGGCGGCGAGCCCGTGGCCTCAGTCGCCTACGGCCTGCTGCGGCAGGACTGGGAGCGCGGGCGGACGACGACATTCGTGTGGGAGGACCTTGAGGTCTGA
- a CDS encoding glucose-6-phosphate dehydrogenase: MSDEQTTPASQPSDAAVAGSSDDTTTLLILGASGDLTSRLLLPGLGSLLAVETDRRVRVVGADRADMSQEEWADTVRTAFASVQAPADVVDAACADTVYVKADLLEPDQLDALLTSVGDPVVLYFALPPAISVQVCQLLEQRGVSDQTRLALEKPFGTDLESARALNVQLLKVVEENSIYRVDHFLGRSTVLNLLGVRFANRVLQPVWSSEHIEKVVISYDEKLALEERAGYYDKAGALVDMIQSHLLQILAFFAMEAPASLDEDEVRSLKAEVLTATRVWGGDPVTASRRARYTAGTIGARSVPDYVAEEGVDPALNTETLAEMVVEIDNDRWRGTPFILRSGKALGVPCKRIEVEFRPPTSLPHGLHGPDVPDKFILELKPAEMILSLSINAEGDPFDLEQKELHAKLADSRMLPYGEVLGRILDGDPLLSIRGDVAEDCWRIVEPVLSAWKADQVPMQEYPAGSAGPDGWGTIPPPKM; this comes from the coding sequence ATGAGCGATGAGCAGACCACTCCCGCGAGCCAGCCGAGCGACGCCGCAGTTGCCGGGTCATCGGACGACACCACCACCCTGCTGATCCTGGGGGCGTCCGGGGACCTGACCAGTCGGCTGCTGCTGCCCGGCCTCGGCTCGCTGTTGGCCGTCGAGACCGACCGCCGGGTGCGGGTGGTGGGCGCCGACCGCGCCGATATGAGCCAGGAGGAGTGGGCCGACACCGTCCGCACGGCCTTCGCCTCCGTGCAGGCGCCCGCCGACGTGGTGGACGCGGCCTGCGCCGACACGGTCTACGTCAAGGCCGACCTGCTCGAGCCCGACCAGCTCGACGCGTTGCTCACCTCGGTCGGCGACCCCGTCGTGCTGTATTTTGCGCTGCCCCCTGCCATCAGCGTCCAGGTCTGTCAGCTGCTGGAGCAGCGTGGGGTCTCCGACCAGACGCGGCTCGCGCTGGAGAAGCCGTTTGGCACCGACCTCGAGTCGGCGCGGGCGCTCAACGTGCAGCTGCTCAAGGTGGTCGAGGAGAACAGCATCTATCGCGTCGACCACTTCCTGGGTCGCAGCACGGTGCTCAACCTGCTCGGCGTCCGCTTCGCCAACCGTGTGCTGCAGCCGGTCTGGTCCTCTGAGCACATCGAGAAGGTCGTCATCTCCTATGACGAGAAGCTCGCCCTGGAGGAGCGCGCCGGCTACTACGACAAGGCGGGCGCCCTGGTCGACATGATCCAGTCCCACCTGCTGCAGATCCTGGCGTTCTTCGCCATGGAGGCGCCCGCGTCGCTGGACGAGGACGAGGTGCGGTCGCTGAAGGCAGAGGTCCTGACGGCCACCCGTGTCTGGGGAGGTGACCCCGTGACGGCGTCCCGGCGGGCGCGCTACACCGCCGGCACGATCGGTGCGCGGTCCGTGCCGGACTATGTCGCCGAGGAGGGGGTGGACCCCGCGCTCAACACCGAGACCCTGGCGGAGATGGTTGTGGAGATCGACAACGACCGGTGGCGGGGCACGCCGTTCATCCTGCGCAGCGGCAAGGCGCTGGGCGTTCCGTGCAAGCGCATCGAGGTCGAGTTCCGGCCACCGACGAGCCTGCCGCATGGGCTGCACGGCCCGGACGTGCCCGACAAGTTCATCCTCGAGCTCAAGCCCGCAGAGATGATCCTGTCGCTGTCGATCAACGCCGAGGGTGATCCGTTCGACCTGGAGCAGAAGGAGCTGCACGCCAAGCTCGCCGACTCGCGCATGCTGCCCTATGGCGAGGTCCTGGGCCGGATCCTGGACGGCGACCCACTGCTGTCGATCCGCGGCGACGTGGCCGAGGACTGCTGGCGCATCGTGGAGCCGGTGCTGTCGGCGTGGAAGGCCGATCAGGTGCCGATGCAGGAGTACCCCGCGGGCTCGGCCGGCCCCGACGGCTGGGGCACGATCCCGCCTCCGAAAATGTAG
- a CDS encoding maleylpyruvate isomerase family mycothiol-dependent enzyme gives MSAAPVGTLPELGLLERSVDYARGTLVAAATTAGDVPTPCAAWTLADLLTHMGSSLRTLEQAAVVGGIAILEPPAFGPSDLAVAEQVAQLQTRACALMESWMGPQAPVIFRVGGSELQAGLLAAAGALEITVHAWDVGRACRLTRPIPRPLAEDLLSYAPLLVSDVDRPHRFGPPLPTGTDSSPAQELLALVGRQG, from the coding sequence GTGAGCGCCGCGCCGGTCGGGACGCTGCCCGAGCTCGGCCTGCTGGAACGCTCGGTCGACTATGCGCGGGGCACGCTGGTCGCGGCGGCCACCACCGCCGGAGATGTGCCGACACCGTGCGCGGCGTGGACCCTCGCTGACCTGCTCACCCACATGGGCTCGTCCCTGCGCACGCTCGAGCAGGCGGCGGTGGTCGGTGGCATCGCGATCCTCGAACCACCCGCCTTCGGGCCCAGCGACCTGGCCGTCGCCGAGCAGGTGGCGCAACTGCAGACACGTGCCTGCGCGCTGATGGAGTCCTGGATGGGACCACAGGCCCCGGTGATCTTCCGGGTCGGCGGCTCCGAGCTGCAGGCCGGGCTGCTCGCCGCTGCCGGGGCGCTGGAGATCACCGTCCACGCCTGGGACGTCGGGCGCGCGTGCCGCCTCACGCGTCCGATCCCACGCCCGCTCGCCGAGGACCTGCTCAGCTATGCGCCACTGCTGGTCAGTGACGTCGACCGACCGCACCGGTTCGGTCCGCCGCTGCCCACCGGGACGGACAGCTCGCCGGCGCAGGAGCTGCTGGCGCTGGTGGGCCGACAGGGTTAG
- a CDS encoding sigma-70 family RNA polymerase sigma factor, with translation MSTTGPSTGTDEFMTRAEGFRRELLAHCYRMSGSAHDAEDLVQETYLRAWRAYDKFEDRSSMRTWLYRIATNVCLTALEGRARRPLPTGLGQPSSDPDTPLSEPGEVPWLSPLPDSMGGSGPEDAAEQRESVHLAFIAALQHLPPRQRAALVLRDVLQWRAAEVAEAVGTSTAAVNSALQRARAAVRAAQLERDQAPEPLDAEQEELLQRYVTAFWEKDVEALVAMFTDQAVWEMPPFPEWYSGPEAISRLIAQKCPGQVHEMIMLPTSANGQPAFGLYMKQPDGSFQPFHLQVLTLDQRQVSHVGAFFDTQLFALCGLPESLPPGSTGPRVRVSDSQTPVP, from the coding sequence ATGAGCACCACTGGCCCGAGCACGGGGACCGACGAGTTCATGACGCGTGCCGAGGGGTTCCGCCGCGAGCTGCTGGCGCACTGCTATCGGATGTCCGGCTCGGCGCACGACGCCGAGGACCTGGTGCAGGAGACCTATCTGCGCGCTTGGCGGGCCTATGACAAGTTTGAGGACCGCTCGTCGATGCGCACCTGGCTCTATCGGATCGCCACCAACGTCTGCCTCACGGCGCTCGAGGGACGCGCCCGACGACCCCTGCCGACCGGGCTGGGACAGCCCAGCTCGGACCCCGACACCCCGTTGTCCGAGCCTGGTGAGGTGCCGTGGCTCTCACCGCTGCCCGACTCGATGGGCGGCAGCGGCCCCGAGGACGCGGCCGAGCAGCGCGAGAGCGTCCACCTCGCCTTCATCGCGGCCCTGCAGCACCTGCCACCGCGCCAGCGCGCCGCCCTCGTGCTGCGGGACGTGCTGCAGTGGCGGGCCGCCGAGGTCGCGGAGGCGGTCGGCACCTCGACGGCTGCGGTCAACAGTGCCCTGCAGCGGGCGCGGGCCGCGGTGCGGGCCGCTCAGCTGGAGCGCGACCAGGCTCCTGAGCCGCTGGACGCCGAGCAGGAGGAGCTGCTGCAGCGCTATGTCACGGCGTTCTGGGAGAAGGACGTCGAGGCGCTGGTGGCGATGTTCACCGACCAGGCGGTCTGGGAGATGCCGCCGTTCCCGGAGTGGTACTCCGGCCCCGAGGCGATCTCGCGCCTGATCGCGCAGAAGTGCCCCGGCCAGGTGCACGAGATGATCATGCTGCCGACCTCCGCCAACGGACAGCCGGCGTTCGGGCTCTATATGAAACAGCCCGACGGGTCCTTCCAGCCGTTCCATCTGCAGGTGCTGACCCTCGACCAGCGTCAGGTCTCGCACGTCGGCGCGTTCTTCGACACCCAGCTCTTTGCGCTGTGCGGACTCCCGGAGTCGTTGCCGCCCGGCTCGACGGGGCCACGCGTGCGAGTCAGCGACAGCCAGACCCCGGTGCCGTGA
- a CDS encoding amidase, with amino-acid sequence MSQLRERAESLGLTLLSSADELEQRHRQDEATLETLRAFDAHSMDAERPGGLPELSWAGRRPLPTPPALPVVAREAPTWITVLDAPRVHPGGRLTGFEVGIKDLLDVEGCTVTAGTRAHRAGPAVRDAPAVHALRAAGATIRGTTNLHALAYGATGTSSDWGVPRNPASPGAIPGGSSSGSAVAVAERSAALTLGTDTSGSIRIPAALCGVVGLKPTRGLVSLEGCHPLSPTLDHIGPLAGSVEVVAAAVGTLAGWHSWQLPQEPQGRIRVGLLGGYFDEGLSAPIRAALGEALTVLDRAGVELTPVELDLARHIPGAQIAVLGAEALATNLPTLRAHGRELPADVRLRLEAGLARTDEQLTVARELTVRWRRQVDAALAHCHVLLCPTTAIPATAPEVSHVEVDGDLVTVQLSLTRLTMPFNFSGHPAISLPWRDSGGTLLGVQLIGRTGGDQDLLAVASHVEQLLS; translated from the coding sequence TTGTCGCAGCTGCGAGAGCGCGCCGAGTCGCTCGGCCTGACCCTCCTCTCTTCGGCCGACGAACTGGAGCAGCGACATCGTCAGGACGAGGCGACGCTGGAGACGCTGCGCGCTTTTGACGCCCACTCGATGGACGCTGAGCGTCCAGGTGGTCTGCCGGAGTTGAGCTGGGCCGGACGCCGGCCGCTCCCCACGCCGCCGGCTCTGCCGGTGGTGGCCCGCGAGGCGCCGACCTGGATCACGGTGCTCGACGCTCCACGTGTGCACCCCGGTGGACGGCTCACCGGCTTCGAGGTCGGCATCAAGGACCTGCTGGACGTCGAGGGCTGCACGGTCACGGCCGGGACGCGGGCGCACCGCGCTGGTCCCGCGGTCCGCGACGCTCCCGCCGTGCACGCGCTGCGGGCTGCGGGAGCGACGATCCGCGGGACGACCAACCTGCACGCCCTCGCCTATGGCGCCACGGGCACCAGCAGTGACTGGGGCGTCCCACGCAACCCTGCCTCCCCTGGTGCTATCCCCGGTGGTTCGAGCAGCGGCTCGGCGGTGGCCGTCGCCGAGCGCAGCGCAGCGCTCACGCTCGGGACCGACACCTCCGGCTCGATCCGCATCCCGGCCGCGCTGTGCGGGGTCGTCGGGCTGAAGCCGACGCGCGGGCTGGTCAGCCTCGAAGGCTGCCACCCGCTGTCGCCGACCCTCGACCACATCGGCCCGCTCGCCGGCTCCGTCGAAGTCGTCGCTGCCGCCGTGGGCACCCTCGCTGGCTGGCACTCGTGGCAGCTGCCGCAGGAGCCGCAGGGCCGGATCCGGGTCGGCCTGCTCGGGGGCTACTTCGACGAGGGCCTGAGCGCGCCGATCCGTGCGGCGCTGGGTGAGGCGCTCACGGTGCTGGACCGTGCCGGGGTCGAGCTGACTCCGGTCGAGCTCGATCTGGCACGACACATCCCAGGCGCCCAGATCGCCGTGCTGGGAGCCGAGGCCCTCGCCACCAACCTCCCCACCCTGCGAGCGCACGGCCGTGAGCTGCCCGCGGATGTGCGGCTCCGCCTCGAGGCCGGTCTGGCGCGGACGGACGAGCAGCTGACGGTGGCGCGCGAGCTGACGGTGAGGTGGCGCCGCCAGGTGGACGCGGCGCTGGCGCACTGCCACGTGCTGCTGTGTCCGACGACGGCGATCCCCGCCACCGCCCCCGAGGTCTCGCACGTGGAGGTCGACGGCGACCTGGTGACCGTGCAGCTCTCCCTGACCAGGTTGACGATGCCGTTCAACTTCTCCGGACACCCTGCGATCTCGCTGCCCTGGCGAGACTCTGGGGGCACCCTGCTGGGGGTGCAGCTGATCGGGCGGACCGGTGGCGACCAGGACCTGCTGGCGGTCGCGTCCCACGTGGAGCAGCTACTGTCCTGA